The Pocillopora verrucosa isolate sample1 chromosome 2, ASM3666991v2, whole genome shotgun sequence genome has a segment encoding these proteins:
- the LOC136279103 gene encoding aquaporin-4-like, with amino-acid sequence MMLTSELKSRHFWASALIELIATFFFIFLTTGTTITWNPMQPPSTELISLCFGLSIATLAMCSLHLSGGHINPAVSIAMMAVRKVSVIRGITYVIFQIVGGIIGSAVLKYITPKEKRGTLGATVPGPGVTAGQAVGIEILLTFLLVFTVCASTDPKRNHYGYEVPLSIGLCVAVCHFIGIGFTGCGINPARSFGPAVIMNTSKIWENHWVYWIGPIGGGLIAAVLYQVIFRTRQEQGPTAGSVNELDNYQDSKI; translated from the exons ATGATGCTAACGTCGGAGCTAAAGAGCCGTCACTTTTGGGCCAGCGCCCTGATAGAGCTGATCgcaactttctttttcatcttcctgACAACTGGTACAACCATCACATGGAATCCGATGCAACCTCCGTCGACAGAGCTGATTTCTTTGTGTTTCGGACTGAGCATTGCAACCCTGGCGATGTGTAGTTTACACCTAAGTGGCGGGCATATCAACCCCGCTGTTAGCATCGCCATGATGGCCGTTCGAAAAGTGTCAGTCATTCGAGGGATAACTTAcgtaatttttcaaattgtcgGAG GTATCATAGGCTCAGCGGTATTAAAATACATCACACCAAAAGAAAAACGCGGAACACTGGGCGCCACTGTCCCAGGTCCCGGAGTGACCGCAGGTCAAGCAGTTGGTATTGAAATCTTGCTGACATTCCTCCTGGTTTTCACTGTGTGCGCGAGTACTGACCCGAAGAGGAATCATTATGGATACGAAGTCCCTCTGTCAATTGGCCTTTGCGTGGCCGTGTGCCATTTCATTGGG ATTGGTTTTACAGGGTGTGGCATTAATCCTGCGCGCTCGTTTGGTCCAGCTGTCATCATGAATACCTCCAAAATCTGGGAAAACCATTGG gtgtACTGGATTGGTCCAATTGGAGGAGGTTTAATTGCAGCAGTTCTGTATCAGGTGATATTTCGAACGAGGCAAGAACAAGGCCCAACGGCTGGTTCTGTGAATGAGTTGGACAACTATCAAGATTCCAAGATCTAA
- the LOC131791585 gene encoding aquaporin AQPAe.a — MYLSEGKMEFRSRKFWTEVFAEFLATLLFLFMVCGTVLPWNNTPPSVIHIAFSHGLSIATLAMAVFHISGGQLNPAVTISMMAVGRVSVLKAVFFIIAQCAGAICGAAIVYYMTPTDSIGSLGVTAPSNGVSTAQAFGVELMLTFILVFVIFAATDPNRGMAGYGVPLAIGICVFICLMHGIPSSGASLNPARSLGPAVVMNLWRDHWIYWVAPTLGGLLATCTYKLFFAQRRNNQNTLEDDNYNVELNDNDTSKFMISPL; from the exons ATGTATCTCAGTGAAGGCAAAATGGAGTTTAGATCTCGCAAATTTTGGACCGAAGTCTTCGCGGAATTTTTGGCCACACTTCTGTTCCTGTTCATGGTCTGTGGCACAGTGTTACCGTGGAATAACACTCCACCATCCGTTATACACATTGCTTTCAGTCATGGACTAAGTATAGCGACCTTAGCAATGGCGGTGTTTCACATTTCGGGCGGACAGCTCAACCCAGCCGTGACCATCAGCATGATGGCTGTTGGAAGGGTCTCAGTCTTAAAAGCTGTGTTCTTCATTATTGCCCAGTGTGCCGGAG CTATTTGTGGAGCAGCTATAGTTTACTACATGACCCCAACTGATTCTATTGGCTCATTGGGTGTCACAGCTCCTTCAAATGGTGTCTCTACTGCGCAGGCGTTTGGAGTGGAACTCATGCTGACTTTCATattggtttttgtgatattcGCTGCGACCGACCCCAACAGGGGTATGGCAGGATATGGGGTACCGCTGGCCATAGGGATTTGTGTGTTCATTTGTCTCATGCATGGG ATTCCTTCATCTGGAGCCAGCTTAAATCCAGCTCGTTCTCTTGGTCCTGCCGTTGTTATGAATTTGTGGAGAGACCATTGG ATTTACTGGGTGGCACCCACTCTCGGCGGTCTCCTGGCAACGTGCACCTACAAGCTGTTTTTCGCCCAGAGGAGAAACAACCAAAACACTTTGGAAGATGATAATTACAATGTGGAACTCAACGACAACGATACATCGAAGTTTATGATCTCCCCTTTGTAA
- the LOC131791583 gene encoding aquaporin-4-like → MTDFALRKRKFWTCVGAEFLATTIFVFAVSSSTLTVQGDATVVVLHVSLTAGLTVATLVMATGHLTGGLINPALTTALMATKKISVLEGVFYIVAQFLGAILGAALLYGLTPGKMRGALGATTISSDLSASQAFGLELLLTFVLVFTIFAATDPGRELRGYDIPLSIGVCVFICHMCGIPLTGCSMNPARSLGPALIRNFWKDHWVYWVGPVPGGIIAAFLYEYVFSTRSAGVSPA, encoded by the exons ATGACAGACTTCGCGCTCCGTAAGCGCAAATTTTGGACATGCGTTGGGGCAGAGTTCTTAGCGacaacaatttttgtttttgcggTTAGCAGCTCGACACTAACCGTGCAAGGGGACGCTACGGTCGTTGTGTTGCATGTCTCGCTTACTGCAGGTCTAACTGTGGCGACATTAGTGATGGCGACAGGACATTTAACGGGAGGCCTTATAAATCCCGCGCTAACAACTGCGCTAATGGCTACCAAAAAGATTTCGGTGTTAGAAGGAGTGTTTTACATAGTCGCGCAATTTCTTGGAG CGATTTTAGGAGCAGCACTTCTATATGGTCTGACACCTGGCAAAATGCGCGGGGCACTGGGAGCGACCACAATCAGTAGCGACCTTAGTGCTAGCCAAGCCTTTGGACTGGAGCTCCTTCTCACGTTTGTGTTGGTGTTTACCATATTTGCCGCTACTGATCCGGGCAGGGAACTTCGAGGATACGACATACCGCTGTCCATAGGAGTGTGTGTGTTCATCTGTCACATGTGCGGG ATTCCTCTCACTGGCTGCAGCATGAACCCCGCCAGGTCTCTCGGTCCTGCCCTAATTAGAAACTTCTGGAAAGACCACTGG GTTTACTGGGTCGGTCCCGTACCAGGAGGAATTATAGCGGCATTCTTGTATGAATACGTCTTCTCCACAAGGAGTGCTGGAGTTTCTCCAGCTTAA
- the LOC131791582 gene encoding HAUS augmin-like complex subunit 7 — protein sequence MAATGKGRLSHFRSKLEELDCPYLGGVEDSWIEELLFKPGEPRLRLLQWAIGKFDPVIYNMLENQQSKAMGRNDSRMQKLLFACHLIGLCKSDDIDLVQGNKSKNKQAVFWENLLDLVSIVESSGRISHFTTPVRTASLQSGTHFSLEEQFRSDCYFFDGLCRQEDLQNVFRSKVQLYPPDLMKTTSGLENKKIPDEKQLISVTEKLACELEEQSKQLDELRESAPLCDADTVTVEKVSKTLSLSLTTMAQVVSGFLHCFETEMKPWCKRPAPVLSEVGPAFSRVHTLLSRYTELIQNLGTIKSSYDKLCHDSKDKISTGQKDDTGLNPAELKSLQGCLGVLEESLQRLEEEGK from the exons ATGGCGGCCACGGGAAAAGGCCGACTTTCCCACTTCAGATCGAAATTGGAG GAGCTTGACTGCCCATATCTAGGTGGTGTGGAAGATTCGTGGATAGAAGAACTGTTGTTTAAACCTGGAGAACCAAGGTTGAGACTTTTGCAGTGGGCAATAGGAAA ATTTGATCCAGTCATATACAATATGTTGGAGAACCAGCAAAGCAAGGCTATGGGCAGAAATGACTCCAGAATGCAAA AGCTGCTGTTTGCATGTCACCTTATAGGACTCTGTAAAAGTGATGATATTGACCTTGTacag GGTAACAAatctaaaaacaaacaagcagtGTTCTGGGAAAACCTGTTAGATCTTGTTAGTATTGTTGAGTCATCAGGGCGGATTAGTCATTTTACCACCCCAGTGAGAACAGCCAG TTTACAGTCTGGAACTCACTTTTCTTTAGAAGAGCAATTTAGAAGTGACTGCTACTTTTTTGATGGTTTATGTCGTCAAGAAGACCTTCAGAATGTCTTTAGGTCAAAAGTTCAGCTTTATCCTCCTGATTTGATGAAAACAACATCTGGACTTGAGAACAAAAA AATACCTGATGAGAAGCAGTTGATATCAGTTACTGAAAAACTGGCATGTGAATTGGAAGAACAGAGCAAACAGCTGGATGAGTTGAGAGAGAGT GCTCCATTGTGTGATGCTGATACTGTTACAGTTGAGAAAGTGAGTAAGACATTATCACTGTCACTCACAACTATGGCTCAAGTTGTGTCTGGATTTCTTCATTGCTTTGAGACTGAGATGAAGCCATGGTGTAAACGCCCAGCACCTGTCTTGTCAG AGGTTGGTCCAGCATTCAGCAGAGTTCATACTCTTTTATCAAGATACACAGAG CTCATTCAAAACTTaggaacaatcaagagctcatACGATAAATTATGCCATGACAGTAAAGACAAAATATCTACAGGACAAAAAGACGATACAG GGTTAAACCCTGCAGAATTGAAATCTCTCCAGGGTTGTTTGGGTGTATTGGAAGAATCATTACAGCGACTCGAAGAAGAAGGAAAGTGA